One Nitrospirota bacterium genomic region harbors:
- a CDS encoding glucan 1,4-alpha-glucosidase, translating into MENLFLGKEAFGYPGIAPKWTRSEKEGVGTAYNTSSRIWFTLSHGIVNEVYFPTLDSPQIRDMEFLITDGETFFHEEKRDLISQLEYLDQESLGYRIINSDPHGRYQIVKEIIADPHLPSLLIHTRLEGSEPFLKKLQLFVLMAPHLGKGGWGNNAGKMDVAGQSLLVSFRIPYFLALGTTLSFKRSSCGFVGTSDGWTDLHDNFQMDWEFDYARDGNVAVMGEVDLSKGREFTVGLSFGFGLHDVTTTLLQSLGIPFHEQKQRFQEQWERICCNILPLGKVSGDGGRLYNISHSLLLAHEDKTFPGAMIASMSIPWGEIHGDAEGLGGYHLVWTRDLCQSATSLLAAGNKDTPFRALVYLAASQLPDGGFYQNFWINGEPYWQGIQLDEVAFPVILAWRLKEFKALKDFDPYPMVLKAVRYLICQGPVTPQERWEESSGYSPSTLAANISALICAADFSRQRKDETTARFLEEYADFLESHIEAWTVTNQGTIVPGIARHYIRIHPVETDQSEPDEDPNGGILFIPNHAAGHRAYYPAREIVDAGFLELVRYGIRKADDPLIEDSLKVIDTVLKVDTPAGPCWRRYNHDGYGQRPDGGPFDGWGKGRAWPILTGERGHYELAAGREVRDFVKAMEGFSSRGGMLPEQIWDEPDLSQVGLFLGRPTGSAMPLMWSHAEYIKLLRSVYDGAVFELIAPVAGRYLSGKGRKDLEVWKLNRRVRSIAPGRTLRIQASFPFRLHYTLNDWVTKGESIAHSTSIDIFFADLPVPERQKKSIHFTFYRTEEDRWEGKDFVVEIQQNSIGDLK; encoded by the coding sequence TTGGAAAACTTGTTTCTGGGGAAGGAAGCGTTTGGTTATCCTGGTATTGCTCCCAAGTGGACCCGGAGTGAAAAAGAAGGGGTAGGAACCGCATATAACACCTCCAGCCGCATCTGGTTTACGCTCTCTCATGGCATTGTCAATGAAGTCTATTTTCCCACGCTGGATTCTCCTCAAATCCGGGACATGGAGTTTTTGATTACGGATGGAGAGACTTTTTTTCATGAAGAAAAAAGGGATTTGATTTCCCAATTGGAATATCTGGATCAGGAATCGTTAGGCTATCGGATTATCAATTCAGATCCGCACGGACGATACCAGATCGTCAAAGAAATCATTGCAGATCCCCATCTTCCTTCTCTTTTAATTCATACTCGCCTGGAAGGATCCGAACCGTTTTTAAAGAAGCTCCAACTATTTGTCTTAATGGCCCCCCATTTGGGTAAAGGGGGATGGGGAAACAACGCCGGAAAAATGGATGTCGCCGGGCAATCCCTTCTGGTCAGTTTTAGAATTCCTTATTTCCTTGCCCTCGGAACGACCCTTTCTTTCAAACGTTCATCCTGCGGATTTGTCGGGACCAGCGATGGATGGACGGATCTCCATGACAACTTTCAAATGGATTGGGAATTTGACTACGCCCGGGATGGCAATGTTGCGGTGATGGGAGAGGTCGATCTTTCCAAAGGGAGGGAGTTTACCGTGGGGCTCAGTTTCGGATTCGGCCTGCATGATGTGACAACCACTCTGTTGCAATCGTTAGGAATCCCTTTCCATGAACAGAAACAGCGTTTTCAGGAACAATGGGAGCGTATTTGCTGCAATATTCTCCCTCTGGGAAAGGTTTCAGGCGATGGCGGCCGGCTTTACAATATCAGTCATAGCCTGCTGTTGGCGCATGAAGATAAAACCTTTCCGGGGGCCATGATTGCGTCGATGAGTATTCCCTGGGGAGAGATTCATGGAGATGCCGAAGGATTGGGTGGCTACCACCTCGTCTGGACCCGGGATTTATGTCAAAGCGCCACAAGCCTTCTTGCAGCCGGCAATAAAGACACCCCTTTCAGAGCGCTGGTATACCTTGCTGCGTCACAGCTCCCCGATGGGGGATTTTATCAGAATTTCTGGATCAATGGAGAGCCTTACTGGCAGGGAATTCAGCTGGATGAGGTCGCTTTTCCCGTTATTCTTGCCTGGCGGCTAAAAGAATTTAAAGCATTGAAGGATTTTGATCCTTACCCCATGGTTCTTAAAGCGGTGCGTTATTTGATCTGTCAGGGACCGGTAACGCCTCAAGAGCGCTGGGAAGAGAGCAGTGGGTATTCCCCTTCGACACTTGCGGCGAATATTTCCGCGTTGATCTGTGCAGCCGATTTTTCGCGTCAGCGAAAAGACGAAACAACCGCACGCTTTCTGGAAGAATATGCGGACTTTCTGGAGTCGCATATCGAAGCCTGGACCGTGACAAACCAGGGAACGATTGTTCCGGGAATTGCCCGGCATTATATTCGGATTCACCCGGTGGAAACCGATCAATCGGAACCGGATGAAGACCCGAATGGAGGAATCCTTTTTATTCCTAATCATGCCGCCGGCCACCGGGCTTATTATCCTGCCCGGGAGATTGTCGATGCGGGGTTTTTGGAATTGGTTCGTTACGGCATTCGGAAGGCGGACGATCCCTTGATCGAAGACTCTTTAAAGGTGATCGATACCGTGCTCAAGGTGGATACGCCGGCGGGACCCTGCTGGAGAAGATACAACCACGATGGTTACGGACAACGGCCTGATGGAGGTCCCTTTGATGGATGGGGAAAGGGGCGCGCCTGGCCTATTTTGACCGGAGAAAGAGGACATTATGAATTGGCCGCCGGCCGGGAAGTTCGCGATTTTGTCAAAGCAATGGAGGGCTTTTCATCCAGAGGTGGCATGCTGCCGGAACAGATCTGGGACGAGCCAGACCTTTCTCAGGTGGGCCTTTTTCTGGGGCGTCCGACAGGATCCGCCATGCCCCTCATGTGGTCCCATGCGGAATACATCAAGTTGCTTCGGTCGGTCTATGATGGTGCTGTTTTTGAATTGATTGCGCCCGTTGCCGGTCGATATCTGAGTGGAAAAGGGCGAAAAGATCTCGAGGTGTGGAAATTGAACCGGAGAGTGCGGTCAATCGCGCCTGGCCGCACCTTGCGGATTCAGGCTTCATTTCCGTTTCGGCTTCACTACACGCTGAATGATTGGGTGACGAAGGGGGAATCCATAGCCCATTCCACATCAATCGATATCTTCTTTGCCGATCTCCCTGTTCCGGAGAGACAGAAAAAGTCGATTCACTTCACCTTCTATCGGACAGAAGAGGACCGATGGGAAGGAAAGGATTTTGTGGTCGAGATTCAACAGAATTCCATAGGGGATTTGAAATGA
- a CDS encoding response regulator transcription factor: protein MKTSILIIDDDQKLNKLVVELLHDFGFETETAIHPEDGLKKLREKSPDLIILDVMLPGMNGFEVCKKIRQTSPVPIIMLTARGEVTDKIVGLELGADDYLPKPFEPRELIARIHTILRRTNGNVQTKIRQFGRLKVDFAKREAKLEDEVLELTTVEFATLVFLIKNKGKVLNRDEILEELRGIECEAFNRSVDITISRLRHKLRDDPKKPTFIKTVFGTGYLFIGGENEIEK from the coding sequence ATGAAAACTTCTATTCTTATTATAGACGATGACCAGAAATTAAATAAACTGGTGGTCGAATTGCTTCATGATTTTGGATTCGAAACTGAAACGGCCATTCATCCCGAAGATGGGTTAAAAAAGCTGAGGGAAAAATCACCGGATTTGATTATTCTCGATGTGATGCTTCCGGGGATGAACGGATTTGAGGTCTGCAAGAAGATTCGGCAGACCAGCCCGGTCCCGATTATCATGTTGACCGCCCGGGGGGAGGTCACGGATAAAATCGTAGGCCTGGAGCTTGGTGCGGATGATTACTTGCCCAAACCGTTTGAGCCGAGGGAACTCATTGCCCGCATTCACACGATTCTCCGCAGAACCAACGGGAACGTTCAAACGAAGATCCGGCAGTTCGGCCGGTTGAAGGTTGATTTTGCCAAACGGGAGGCGAAGCTGGAAGATGAAGTTTTGGAATTAACCACCGTCGAATTTGCGACGCTGGTCTTTCTCATTAAAAATAAGGGGAAAGTGCTGAATCGCGATGAGATCCTGGAAGAGTTGAGAGGGATCGAATGTGAAGCGTTCAACCGATCCGTAGACATTACCATCAGCCGTCTTCGTCATAAACTTCGCGATGATCCGAAAAAACCTACTTTTATTAAAACAGTCTTTGGCACCGGATATCTGTTCATCGGGGGCGAGAACGAAATTGAAAAATAG
- a CDS encoding TolC family protein, which translates to MSLRLFFISLLVWVSLFQTEILFASDTLTLRAALELNLKNSSKRAIGKQKIIEKQALRLEKRSAFLPKLSFNLLERRGETNLKAQGITFPGAPDKIGPFSTFDARLSFNETLLNLNSLNQLYAADEESRASEIELSQTESELLYQTAILYLNSKKAESSLSADQANVQLSEELLKFAEHEKESGVSTILDVTRAMVKLSEDRQKLVSAVTQKEDAFLTLQNQLGIPLGEMLTLDNRPLPETSFPNIQESLQIALSRRKELAFQSQKEKVKEIQLKAASKEKYPSINLFADYGETGNGISDSFPTQTVGIMLNWPLYDGEVRHSHEQSLMSQLQQEKVRSTDAALQVELEVRQIYNDFNAVKKELDLANERLALAEKELSLSEHRFKSGVGTHIELIKSQTTLTEAREALVEAQFELQAGILRYFYVTGQMDEFFSRLP; encoded by the coding sequence ATGAGTCTCCGTTTATTTTTCATATCTCTTTTAGTCTGGGTCTCTTTGTTTCAAACCGAGATTCTTTTTGCCAGCGATACGCTCACGCTCAGAGCCGCTCTGGAGCTTAATTTGAAAAACAGCTCCAAAAGGGCGATCGGAAAGCAGAAGATTATCGAAAAACAGGCTCTTCGTCTGGAAAAGCGATCTGCCTTTCTCCCGAAACTCTCTTTCAATCTTTTGGAACGTCGGGGCGAGACCAATCTCAAGGCACAGGGGATCACTTTTCCGGGGGCGCCCGACAAGATCGGGCCATTCAGCACGTTTGACGCACGATTGTCTTTTAACGAAACGTTGCTGAATCTGAATTCTCTCAATCAGCTTTATGCCGCGGACGAAGAGAGCCGTGCATCTGAAATAGAACTGAGTCAGACCGAGTCAGAACTTCTTTATCAAACCGCCATTCTTTATCTGAATTCCAAAAAAGCCGAGTCCTCCCTCAGTGCGGATCAGGCCAATGTCCAGCTCTCGGAGGAGCTCCTTAAGTTCGCCGAACATGAAAAAGAGAGCGGCGTCAGTACCATTCTGGACGTCACCCGGGCCATGGTGAAACTGTCGGAAGACCGTCAAAAACTGGTCTCAGCGGTCACTCAGAAAGAGGACGCTTTTCTGACCCTGCAGAATCAGTTGGGTATTCCGCTGGGTGAAATGTTGACGCTCGACAACCGGCCTCTACCGGAGACCTCTTTTCCAAATATCCAGGAGAGTCTTCAGATCGCATTAAGCCGGCGGAAGGAGCTGGCCTTTCAATCCCAAAAGGAAAAGGTCAAAGAGATTCAGCTGAAGGCGGCATCCAAAGAGAAATATCCTTCCATCAATCTTTTTGCAGATTATGGGGAAACCGGGAATGGCATTTCTGACAGTTTCCCCACTCAAACTGTCGGCATCATGCTCAACTGGCCGCTTTATGACGGAGAGGTCCGACATTCCCATGAACAGAGCCTCATGAGCCAGCTCCAGCAGGAAAAAGTGCGGAGCACCGATGCCGCCCTGCAAGTTGAACTGGAGGTCAGGCAGATTTACAATGATTTTAACGCCGTCAAGAAAGAGCTCGATCTGGCTAATGAAAGACTTGCCCTCGCCGAAAAAGAGCTGAGTCTTTCAGAACACCGGTTCAAGAGCGGCGTGGGGACCCATATCGAATTAATTAAATCGCAGACGACCTTGACTGAAGCGCGAGAAGCGCTGGTGGAGGCGCAATTTGAGCTCCAAGCCGGAATTTTAAGATATTTTTATGTGACAGGCCAGATGGACGAGTTTTTTTCTCGTTTACCTTAA
- a CDS encoding HAMP domain-containing histidine kinase, producing MKNSPIHPFFNSIFTKLILIFILSGLCVFLLLKSFNRYMFRSTEDTALRKSVVHYLTYLVQDLGSPPDLDRAKEIAGQSSLKIRYESPELTWSTPDFPVLVSQPEFHVWKEYTNIRAGKGPGCVLVELTQGNGRYLFEFTPAFTREIGNMEPLVVLTILLMLVLLATYFTIRGILNPVKGLTIGVEEVTRGNLDYRVPIKRSDELGQLAKAFNAMTGRIRTMLRAKEQLMLDVSHELRSPLTRIKLSLRLIPESRMKENIQEDVLEMEKMVTQSLDAAKESFMPGQLNLQPVDLAELIDQVIPLFKNRHPGIQWVERRDKIVLRIDPDRIKSVIKNLLDNAIKYSVEGGSPIKVSIEKRDSRVIVRIQDHGIGIPADEIPLIFEPFYRVDKSRSKDTGGFGLGLSLCKSVMEAHQGEIKIESAHEMGTTVSLHFPDMNV from the coding sequence TTGAAAAATAGCCCGATTCATCCCTTTTTTAATTCTATTTTCACCAAGCTCATTCTGATTTTTATTTTGTCAGGCCTCTGCGTATTTCTCCTCTTGAAGAGTTTTAACCGGTACATGTTCAGGAGTACGGAAGACACCGCCTTGCGAAAGAGTGTGGTTCATTACCTGACCTATCTGGTTCAGGATCTGGGGAGCCCCCCGGATCTGGATCGTGCAAAGGAGATTGCCGGGCAATCTTCCCTCAAGATTCGATATGAAAGTCCGGAATTGACCTGGTCCACGCCGGATTTTCCCGTTTTAGTTTCTCAACCCGAGTTTCATGTCTGGAAGGAGTATACGAATATTCGGGCGGGAAAGGGGCCCGGTTGTGTCCTTGTCGAATTGACCCAGGGAAATGGCAGATATCTCTTTGAGTTTACGCCAGCTTTTACCCGAGAAATCGGAAATATGGAGCCTCTGGTGGTCCTGACCATTCTTTTGATGCTGGTCCTTCTTGCGACCTATTTTACGATTCGCGGGATCCTGAATCCGGTCAAAGGACTCACAATCGGTGTCGAGGAAGTGACCCGGGGTAATCTGGACTATCGGGTTCCCATCAAACGGTCTGACGAGCTGGGTCAACTGGCCAAGGCGTTTAACGCCATGACCGGCCGGATTCGAACAATGCTTCGCGCGAAGGAACAATTAATGCTGGATGTCAGCCATGAACTTCGATCTCCGCTGACCCGGATCAAGCTTTCTCTTCGATTGATACCTGAAAGCCGTATGAAGGAAAATATCCAGGAGGATGTCCTGGAAATGGAGAAAATGGTGACACAGTCTTTGGATGCCGCGAAAGAGAGCTTTATGCCGGGACAACTCAATCTTCAGCCGGTCGATCTCGCAGAGCTGATTGATCAGGTCATACCGCTATTCAAGAACCGGCATCCCGGAATTCAATGGGTTGAACGGCGCGACAAAATAGTGCTTCGGATTGACCCGGACAGGATCAAAAGCGTGATCAAAAATCTATTGGATAATGCGATCAAATATTCCGTGGAAGGGGGATCACCGATCAAGGTGTCGATTGAAAAAAGGGACTCTCGGGTGATCGTTCGTATTCAGGATCACGGGATCGGAATTCCCGCAGATGAGATTCCGCTGATTTTTGAGCCTTTTTACCGGGTGGACAAATCCAGGTCCAAGGATACAGGTGGATTCGGATTGGGTCTGAGTCTTTGCAAATCGGTCATGGAAGCGCATCAGGGAGAAATCAAGATCGAAAGCGCTCACGAAATGGGGACCACCGTCTCCCTCCATTTTCCGGATATGAACGTCTGA
- a CDS encoding winged helix-turn-helix transcriptional regulator: MRSKNATALLDHVFYALSDPTRREILMTLSKGEAKVGDLAGKSQLTLPAISKHLKVLEKGHLIERKTDEADGRVFRLTLRPKTMGKAVDWLEKYRQFWNNQLDELEQFMASNRDQKQEEKK; this comes from the coding sequence ATGAGATCAAAAAACGCAACAGCCCTTTTGGACCACGTCTTTTACGCCCTTTCGGACCCAACCCGGCGGGAGATTTTGATGACCCTTTCCAAAGGGGAAGCCAAGGTAGGTGACTTGGCGGGCAAATCCCAATTGACGCTTCCGGCCATCTCCAAACACCTGAAAGTGTTGGAAAAGGGTCATTTAATTGAACGTAAAACAGATGAAGCGGATGGACGAGTTTTTCGTCTAACCTTGAGGCCGAAGACGATGGGAAAGGCGGTGGATTGGTTGGAAAAATACCGGCAGTTCTGGAACAACCAATTGGATGAGTTGGAGCAATTTATGGCTTCAAATAGAGATCAAAAACAGGAGGAGAAAAAATGA
- a CDS encoding MarR family transcriptional regulator — protein sequence MVRTPIRKSPGPVAPPKESPLESLINETVALFYRLRVVAEQIHQQGETSGPKRGLLKNLERLGPQTVPQMARIRPVSRQYIQTIVSQLHEGGYVTYIDNPAHKRSPLVKLNQKGQDLLKAMSRQEDELLSRLKISLPAKELNLSASMLRKVRLLFESAEWEHLVQGDRPKR from the coding sequence ATGGTAAGAACGCCCATAAGAAAAAGTCCCGGTCCAGTAGCTCCTCCAAAGGAGTCTCCTCTGGAATCGTTAATCAATGAAACGGTAGCCCTATTTTACCGATTGAGGGTGGTTGCCGAACAGATTCATCAGCAGGGCGAAACTTCCGGACCCAAACGGGGCCTTTTAAAAAATCTGGAACGGTTAGGACCGCAGACCGTCCCGCAAATGGCCCGAATCCGGCCGGTTTCCCGGCAATACATTCAGACGATCGTCAGTCAGCTCCATGAAGGGGGTTATGTCACCTATATTGACAATCCGGCCCACAAACGCTCTCCTCTTGTCAAATTGAACCAGAAAGGACAGGATCTGCTTAAAGCAATGAGTCGTCAGGAAGATGAACTTCTTTCCCGTCTCAAGATTTCTCTTCCGGCAAAAGAGCTGAACCTGAGCGCTTCTATGCTTCGAAAGGTCAGACTCCTATTTGAAAGCGCTGAGTGGGAACACCTTGTTCAAGGAGATCGCCCTAAAAGATGA
- a CDS encoding SRPBCC domain-containing protein, whose protein sequence is MKQDNMVLMVRRTINASAERLFDAWTKPELMKQWFRASEKMTTSAAEADLRVGGAWRVEMKMGTEISCPTNGQYKVIDRPNKLVFTWHPKQEADYETTVTLIFKKVSENVTDLTLTHEGLRNEEDKKGHTEGWEGCMSMLEKWAKTK, encoded by the coding sequence ATGAAGCAAGACAATATGGTGTTAATGGTTCGACGAACAATCAACGCTTCGGCAGAGCGGCTTTTTGACGCCTGGACCAAGCCGGAACTGATGAAACAGTGGTTTCGAGCCAGTGAGAAAATGACGACCTCGGCCGCTGAGGCGGATTTGCGGGTGGGTGGTGCCTGGCGGGTGGAAATGAAGATGGGTACAGAGATATCCTGTCCTACTAACGGTCAATATAAAGTCATCGATCGTCCGAATAAGCTGGTATTTACCTGGCATCCTAAACAGGAGGCCGATTACGAAACAACCGTGACCTTGATTTTCAAAAAAGTTTCAGAAAATGTGACCGACTTAACACTCACTCATGAGGGGTTACGAAACGAAGAGGACAAAAAGGGCCATACAGAGGGTTGGGAGGGTTGTATGAGTATGTTAGAAAAATGGGCCAAAACGAAATAA
- a CDS encoding nitroreductase family protein, protein MHKKAETKYAIHPILAERWSPRVFDPDRPVEDDKIQALMEAVRWAPSSNNEQPWSFILFSEKTASLLVQARECLARGNSWAKQAPLLILSVASTHFSENGKENRHAFHDVGLATENLLLQSVDLGLIAHPMAGFDLQKAVKFFSIPEKHIPVAMIAVGYPGNLDSVPIELRARELAPRNRKGPGEFVYNGAWGKSE, encoded by the coding sequence ATCCATAAAAAAGCCGAAACGAAGTATGCCATTCATCCCATCCTTGCCGAACGATGGAGCCCCAGGGTCTTTGATCCCGATCGCCCGGTGGAGGACGATAAGATCCAGGCTTTGATGGAGGCGGTCCGCTGGGCCCCTTCTTCGAATAATGAACAGCCCTGGTCGTTTATACTTTTCAGTGAGAAAACAGCCTCTCTTCTTGTCCAGGCCAGGGAATGCCTTGCGAGAGGAAATAGCTGGGCCAAACAAGCACCCCTGCTGATTCTTTCCGTGGCAAGCACCCATTTCTCGGAAAATGGAAAGGAGAATCGGCATGCTTTCCATGATGTCGGTCTTGCCACCGAAAATTTGTTGCTTCAATCGGTCGATCTGGGCCTGATTGCCCATCCCATGGCGGGATTTGACCTTCAAAAGGCGGTCAAGTTTTTTTCCATTCCGGAAAAGCATATTCCAGTCGCGATGATCGCCGTCGGTTACCCCGGCAACCTCGATAGCGTCCCGATCGAGTTGAGGGCAAGGGAACTCGCTCCCCGGAACAGGAAGGGTCCGGGCGAGTTTGTGTATAATGGCGCGTGGGGGAAATCAGAATGA
- a CDS encoding SRPBCC domain-containing protein: MGDILHKVGIKSSSLDAVYKALTTHEGLAAWWTKNTKGESGKVGGVLQFRFEVGGFDMKVIELHPAKSVVWQVVDGPKEWIDTKISFQLRQEGDYTIVFFKHQGWKEQSEMMYHCSTKWGVFMLSLKSLLETGKGSPEPHDIKIDDWN; this comes from the coding sequence ATGGGAGATATCTTACATAAAGTAGGAATCAAGTCGTCGTCTCTGGACGCCGTTTATAAAGCGTTGACCACGCACGAAGGTCTTGCAGCGTGGTGGACGAAAAACACCAAGGGGGAAAGTGGCAAAGTCGGTGGAGTCCTCCAATTCCGTTTTGAGGTCGGCGGTTTTGACATGAAGGTTATTGAGCTTCATCCCGCCAAGAGCGTGGTGTGGCAAGTAGTCGACGGACCCAAAGAATGGATCGATACGAAAATAAGCTTTCAACTTAGACAGGAGGGCGACTACACTATCGTCTTCTTCAAACACCAAGGCTGGAAGGAGCAGAGCGAAATGATGTACCACTGCAGTACCAAGTGGGGAGTTTTTATGTTGAGCCTGAAATCACTTCTCGAAACCGGGAAAGGCTCCCCCGAACCTCACGACATCAAGATCGACGACTGGAACTAG
- a CDS encoding DHA2 family efflux MFS transporter permease subunit: protein MLGTFMEVLDTTVANVSLPHIAGNLSAGIDESTWILTSYLVSNAIILPVSGWLSRLIGRKKFFLICIFLFAFSSALCGLAPSLTFLVFFRILQGLGGGALQPVSQAILFDAFPREKQGIGMAIYGMGVVFAPIIGPTLGGWITDNFTWRWIFFINIPIGLLSFFLVQTFVKDPPDFEKSSFKNIDYIGLGLLVVGLGSLQIVLDKGQREDWFESAFIVNLFILMMIALIVFLVWELKNKNPVLQLRLFKDLNLTAGVLLMFSLGFVLYSSLALLPIYVQTLMGYTAMESGLVLTPGGISVLIMMPFVGRFVGVVDARLMVGTGLIISAISLFQMSHFNLDLGFWSITWPRIIQGFGLAFLFIPINVVSLSYLPKDQIGNGTGIMNLARNLGGSLGIALVTTILARRAQFHQMTLGSHIDVYDPVTRERTQSIFENLIAQGIDRITAKGMATASLYGQLLKQANMKAFVDTFWTVGWICLLILPVLLMMKKPKGLH from the coding sequence ATGCTGGGAACCTTCATGGAAGTTCTCGACACGACAGTGGCGAACGTCTCTCTCCCCCATATCGCGGGGAATTTATCGGCCGGTATCGACGAAAGCACCTGGATTTTGACCTCGTATCTGGTCTCGAATGCCATCATCTTACCCGTCTCCGGGTGGCTTTCGAGGCTGATCGGGAGGAAAAAATTCTTTCTGATCTGCATTTTTCTCTTTGCGTTCAGTTCGGCACTCTGCGGCCTAGCGCCGAGCCTGACGTTCTTGGTGTTTTTCAGAATTCTTCAGGGATTAGGGGGCGGTGCTTTACAGCCGGTCTCTCAGGCCATTTTGTTTGACGCCTTCCCCAGGGAGAAACAGGGAATCGGAATGGCGATATACGGTATGGGGGTGGTCTTTGCCCCGATTATCGGTCCGACTCTTGGAGGATGGATTACCGACAATTTTACCTGGCGATGGATCTTTTTTATCAATATTCCAATCGGTCTGCTCTCATTTTTCCTCGTTCAGACTTTTGTCAAAGATCCCCCCGATTTTGAAAAAAGTAGTTTTAAGAATATCGACTATATCGGACTTGGGCTCCTCGTCGTGGGTCTGGGTTCCCTGCAGATTGTTCTCGATAAAGGACAGCGGGAGGATTGGTTTGAATCCGCTTTTATCGTCAATCTCTTTATTTTAATGATGATTGCACTGATTGTCTTTTTGGTCTGGGAACTCAAAAACAAGAATCCGGTATTGCAGTTGAGGCTTTTTAAAGACCTGAACCTCACCGCCGGAGTCCTGCTTATGTTTTCACTCGGATTTGTGCTTTACAGTTCGCTGGCCCTTCTACCGATATATGTTCAGACTTTGATGGGCTACACGGCGATGGAAAGCGGGTTGGTCCTGACACCGGGCGGGATCTCCGTTCTGATTATGATGCCTTTTGTGGGAAGATTTGTCGGAGTCGTCGATGCCAGACTGATGGTCGGGACCGGTCTGATCATCTCTGCGATTTCGCTCTTTCAGATGTCCCATTTCAATCTCGACCTTGGGTTCTGGTCGATTACCTGGCCGAGGATTATCCAGGGATTTGGCCTCGCTTTTCTTTTTATCCCGATCAATGTGGTTTCGCTCTCCTATCTTCCTAAAGATCAGATCGGAAACGGGACCGGGATTATGAATTTAGCCCGAAATCTAGGGGGGAGTTTGGGCATTGCACTCGTGACGACGATTTTGGCCCGGCGCGCACAATTTCATCAAATGACGCTGGGATCCCATATTGACGTTTATGATCCCGTCACGCGGGAGAGAACCCAGTCGATTTTTGAAAATCTGATTGCGCAAGGGATCGACCGGATTACCGCTAAGGGGATGGCGACCGCTTCGCTTTACGGTCAACTCCTCAAGCAGGCGAATATGAAGGCGTTTGTCGATACGTTCTGGACGGTGGGGTGGATTTGTCTTTTGATTCTACCTGTTTTGCTGATGATGAAAAAACCTAAGGGGCTTCATTAG
- a CDS encoding HlyD family secretion protein, with product MNKKIKLTLIVLLLLGGLFWGLYYYQRSQNFISTDDAQIEGDLFPIIPKVSGYVSEVFVRDNQEVRKGDPLMNIESKDYQIHVEQAVALRQAARETLLSTQAQVGQIISQSEAANADYQKSLSDLRRYKLLAANDEISHQQLEEAERAASSNASKFRALEQQIAVTRAQVKLGEAKVVEAEAALNNAELELSYTHITSPASGKVSKKSVQPGQWVQMGQSLMAIVPLTDLWVVANFKETQTGRMRPGQKAEVRVDSYPGLLFHGRIDSIAAGTGARFSLLPPENATGNYVKVVQRVPVKIVLDESELKSHPEVILRSGLNVVATVALSGS from the coding sequence TTGAATAAAAAAATCAAACTGACTCTTATTGTTCTATTGCTTCTCGGAGGCCTCTTTTGGGGGCTCTATTACTACCAGCGATCCCAGAATTTTATTTCGACCGACGATGCCCAGATTGAGGGAGATCTCTTCCCGATTATTCCCAAGGTCTCGGGATATGTGTCCGAAGTGTTCGTCCGGGATAATCAGGAAGTACGTAAAGGCGATCCGCTGATGAATATCGAGAGCAAGGATTACCAAATCCATGTTGAACAGGCGGTTGCTTTGCGGCAGGCGGCTCGGGAAACGCTCCTTTCGACCCAGGCACAGGTCGGCCAGATTATTTCGCAGAGTGAAGCCGCCAATGCCGATTATCAGAAATCGCTGAGTGATCTCAGGCGATATAAACTTCTGGCGGCAAACGATGAAATATCGCACCAACAGCTGGAAGAGGCCGAACGGGCGGCCTCTTCCAATGCGTCAAAGTTCCGGGCGCTGGAACAGCAGATCGCCGTCACCCGGGCGCAGGTTAAACTGGGTGAAGCCAAAGTGGTCGAAGCCGAAGCGGCTCTAAATAACGCCGAACTGGAATTATCTTACACCCATATCACCTCCCCTGCATCCGGGAAGGTCTCCAAGAAATCGGTTCAGCCTGGCCAATGGGTTCAAATGGGTCAGTCTTTGATGGCAATTGTCCCACTCACAGACCTCTGGGTCGTCGCCAATTTCAAGGAGACGCAGACCGGCCGCATGAGGCCGGGCCAGAAAGCGGAGGTTCGGGTCGATTCTTACCCTGGTCTTCTATTTCATGGACGAATCGATAGCATTGCCGCAGGGACAGGTGCACGCTTCTCTCTTCTCCCTCCGGAAAACGCCACCGGAAATTATGTCAAAGTCGTCCAACGGGTTCCGGTCAAAATCGTCTTGGATGAATCCGAACTCAAATCGCATCCGGAGGTCATTCTCCGATCCGGTTTGAATGTCGTCGCAACAGTTGCCCTCAGCGGTTCCTGA